The Micromonospora siamensis genome contains the following window.
GGAGTAGAACGGCAGCTCGGAGTTGCCGGGCAGGGCGATGCCGTAGGTGCCGGGCTTCTTGGCCTGGACGGCCTTGGCGACGGTGACCAGCTCGTCCCAGGTCTTCGGCGGCTGCACGCCGGCCTCGGCGAACCAGTCGGTGCGGTAGTAGATGCCGCGCACGCCCGCGTACCACGGCACGCCGTACTGCTTGCCGTCGAGCTGGGCGTTCTTGACCAGGTCGGGAAGGATGTCCTTGCCCTCGGACCAGCCGTTGAACTTGTCGCTGACGTCGGCGAGCGCCTCCTGGGCGGCCCAGCCCTGGGTCTCGGTGTTGCCCAGCTCGGTGACGTCCGGACCCTCCCCGCCGGCGAGCGCCGCCTGGAACTTCTTCGGCGCCTCGAGCCAGGGGATGTACTGGACGACCACGTCGGTGTCCGGGTGCTTCTTGCGGAACTCGGTCTCGACGGTGTCGAGGAACGCGTTCTGCGCGTCCCCACCCTCACCCATCATCCAGACCGTCAGCTTGCTGTCGTCGGCGGCCTCGTCCTTGTCCGAGCCCCCACAACCGGTCAGCACCATCGCGGCCGACGCCACGAAGGCGGTGACCGGAGCCAGCCGCTTCCACCTGTTCACGCCACATCTCCCTCGCGCCGTCCTGGCACTAACCTTCTCCGCCGCACCTTAGTAGGAAAAATTCCTTTACGACAGGGGGTGGACGGGAAGCCACGGCGAGGCGACCGTACCGCAGCTCGCGGGGCCCCCGGCAGATCGGGACGAGTCACCACGGGACCGGCGGCACCGGTGCCGCGGTGTTATCGGAACGGAACCTGGACGGACCGCCACGAGAGCCGCTCGGGCCCGGATGCGCGCTTCCGTGGCCCCACGATCCGGCGGCGACCCCTGCGGTCCGGCGATGACCCTGCGGCCCACGGTGACCCCGCGGGCCTGACGGTGCGCTGCGGGCCGGGCCCCCGCCGCCGGCGGGGCGCGACCGGGTGGCGGACGCAACGCGAGCGGGCGCCCGACCCGGAGGTCGGACGCCCGCTGAGGTTGCGAGTGGATCAGTAGCGCGAGACGCTCCGGCGGCGGCCCACCCCGGCGACCAGCGCCACGGCGATGGCGGCCAGCACGACCTGGACGAACAGCTCACGCCAGTCGATGCCGGCGGTCTCGGTCGCGATGCCCATGGCCCGAGCCAGAACCGTACCGAGCAGCGCGGCGCCGACGCCGATCAGCATGTGCAGCCACATCGGCATGTTCTGCCGGCCCGGAACGACCAGGCGGCCCAGCGCGCCGACGATGAGACCGACGACGAGCGCGGTGATGATGCCCCAGACGGTGAGCTCCATGGTCGCCCTCCTCCTTCGAAGTTTCGTCACACGTTTTCGTGTGGTTCCTGTCGTGACCGCTTAGTTCCCGACCCGCCGAAAAACCAAACCGACTTTCGCCCCAGGAGGTCCGCAGATCCCCCGTTCGGGGACGAAGCAACCGCGTCCGCCCAGCTCACGAACCCGGCCCGGGCACCGCCGCACCACCCGCCCCCATTGACGCACGCCATCCTCACCCGCCAGTGGAGCCACAACTCCCCCGCCTGCCGGCGGTCGAACTCGCAGGATCCGACGAGTTCCCGCTGCCGCTACCCGGAACCGCAGGAAGCCACAGCTTCGGGGATGTCGTCGGCTCGGATCCGCAGGAGGCGACAACATCCCCGGTGCAGTGCGCCCGGCCCGCACGAGGCCCCAACATCGCTGACGCAGTGAGCGCGGATCGACAGGAGGCCACAAGATCCCTGAAGTTGTCGGCTCCGACCTACGGGAGGCGACAACTTCCCCGATGTAGTGGGCTCGGCCCGCACGAGCCCACAACTTCCCGGTGTAGTGCGCCCGGCCCGCACGAGGCCCCAACATCCCTGAAGCTGTCGGCTCAGGCCAGCAGAAGGACACGACATCCTTGATGTTGTGGCCTGGGTGGGGGCACGACGCGAGCGGGCGCCCGACCGTGATGGTCGGGCGCCCGCTCGAAGTCGCAAGGTGTCGCGAAATTACCGGGTGACGTGGTGGCGACGACGACCCACACCGGCCACCAGGGCGACGGCGATGGCGGCCAGCACGACCTGGACGAACAGCTCACGCCAGTCGATGCCGGCGGTCTCGGTCGCGATGCCCATGGCCCGAGCCAGAACCGTACCGAGCAGCGCGGCGCCGACGCCGATCAGCATGTGCAGCCACATCGGCATGTTCTGCCGGCCCGGAACGACCAGGCGGCCCAGCGCGCCGACGATGAGACCGACGACGAGCGCGGTGATGATGCCCCAAACGGTGAGCTCCATGGTCGCTCCTCCTTCTAAAAGATCCCGTTCACACGTTTTCGTGTGGTTCTTGTCGTGACCGCTAGATGCCCGAAGCGCCGAAAAGCCAAACCGACTCATCTGGCGGGAGACCGCCGTACGTCGATGGCCGAGGCTGCGTCGATCCGACAGGACCGCAGGTCGGGAAGGGTGCGACCGATCGATGGACGGCGTGCCGGAGACGTCAAAATTTCTTCGCCGGACCCGGGTTCAACCCCCGTTCCGCCACCAGGATGACCGCATCCCGGGGGTGCGAGACGCGTCGGAGGCCACGAGATGCCGCACTCAGCGACGGGGCGCAGCGCGGCCCGGAGCGCCGCACTCGGGCATGGGCCAGCTGGAAGCCCCGGGATGACCGCATCTCGGGCCGACGGGGCGGCGGGAGGCAAGGCCGCAGGAGGGCCAGGCGGCCGGACAGCGGGAGGCAAGGCCGCAGGAGGGCCAGGCGGCCGGACAGCGGGAGGCAAGGCCGCAGGAGGGCCAGGCGGCCGGACAGCGGGAGGGCGAGGCGAGGCCGCGCGAGGGCGTACGCCGAAAAGGCCGGCGCCGGAGGCGGTGCGGGACCGTCGCGGTCCGTGGCACCACCTCCGGCGCCGGCCCTGGAACGACCGGGTGCCTACTTCTTGCCGGCGGCCTTGGCGTCGCCGGAGTCGGACGAGAGGGCGGCGATGAAGGCCTCCTGCGGAACCTCCACCCGGCCGACCATCTTCATCCGCTTCTTGCCTTCCTTCTGCTTCTCCAGCAGCTTGCGCTTCCGGCTGATGTCACCGCCGTAGCACTTGGCCAGCACGTCCTTGCGGATCGCCCGGATGGTCTCCCGGGCGATCACCCGGCTGCCGATGGCCGCCTGGATCGGCACCTCGAACTGCTGGCGCGGGATCAGGTTGCGCAGCTTCGCCGCGATCGACGTGCCGTAGTTGTACGCCTTGTCCTTGTGCACGATGGCGCTGAACGCGTCCACCGGCTCGCCGTGCAGCAGGATGTCCACCTTCACCAGGTCGGACGCCTGCTCGCCGGAGGGCTCGTAGTCCAGCGAGGCGTAGCCCTTGGTACGGCTCTTCAACTGGTCGAAGAAGTCGAAGATGATCTCCGCGAGCGGGAGCGTGTAGCGCAGTTCCACCCGGTCGGCGGAGAGGTAGTCCATGCCGAGCAGGTTGCCCCGGCGCCCCTGGCAGAGCTCCATCACCGCGCCGACGTAGTCGTTCGGGGTGAGCACGGTGGCCCGCACGACCGGCTCGTACACCTCGGCGATCTTGCCGGTCGGGTACTCGCTCGGGTTGGTCACCACGATCTCCTGGCCGTCCTCCGTGATGGCCCGGTAGACCACGTTCGGCGCGGTGGAGATCAGGTCGAGGTTGTACTCGCGCTCCAGCCGCTCCCGGATGATCTCCAGGTGCAGCAGGCCGAGGAAGCCGCAGCGGAAACCGAAGCCGAGCGCGCCGGAGGTCTCCGGCTCGTAGTCCAGCGCGGCGTCGTTGAGCTTGAGCTTGTCCAGCGCCTCGCGCAGGTTGGGGTAGTCCGAGCCGTCGATCGGGTAGAGGCCGGAGTAGACCATCGGCTTCGGGTCCTTGTAGCCGCCGAGCGCCTCCTTGGCCGGGTTGCCGTTGATGGTGACCGTGTCACCGACCCGGGACTGGCGGACGTCCTTCACGCCGGTGATCAGGTAACCCACCTCGCCGACGCCGAGCGCCTCGGCCTTCACCATCTCCGGCGAGATGACGCCGATCTCCAGCAGCTCGTGCACCGCGCCGGTGGACATCATCTTGATCCGGTCCCGGGCGCTGATCCGCCCATCGACCACCCGGACGTAGGTGACCACGCCCCGATAGACGTCGTACACCGAGTCGAAGATCATCGCCCGGGCCGGGGAGTCGGCCTCCCCGGTGGGCGGGACGAACTGCCGGACGATCTCGTCGAGCAGGTACGGCACACCCTCGCCGGTCTTGCCGGAGACCCGGATGCAGTCCGCCGGGTCGCCGCCGATCAGGTGGGCCAACTCCTCGGCGTACTTCTCCGGCTGGGCGGCCGGCAGGTCGATCTTGTTGAGCACCGGGATGATGCGCAGGTCGTTCTCGAGCGCCAGGTAGAGGTTGGCCAGCGTCTGCGCCTCGATCCCCTGGGCGGCGTCGACCAGCAGGATCGCGCCCTCGCAGGCGGCCAGCGAACGGGACACCTCGTAGGTGAAGTCCACGTGGCCCGGGGTGTCGATCATGTTGAGTACGGCGGCCTCGCCGGCCCGGTCGCCCTCCCGGATCGTCCACGGCATGCGGACGGCCTGGCTCTTGATGGTGATGCCGCGCTCGCGCTCGATGTCCATCCGGTCCAGGTACTGCGCGCGCATCTGCCGGGGATCGACCACACCGGTGAGCTGCAACATCCGGTCGGCCAACGTCGACTTTCCGTGGTCGATGTGGGCGATGATGCCGAAGTTCCTGATGCGCGCCGGGTCGGTGGCACCAGGAGCGTTCGCGCCGGGATCGAGCGTCGGTGGCACAGCGGTCCGTTCTGGTCGGCTGACGTGAGCGGGCCGGCGTGCCGCCGGCCCCCTCTATGCTCCCACGTCGCTCCGGACGCGGTCGGATCACTCCTGGGGTGCGCGGCCGGTAACCCCGGCTCACTCCATCGGCGGCTCGACGAAGAGGGCCGCGAGCTTCGGCAGCCGGCGACGGGCCTCGTCCTCGTCGTCGAAGTCCCAGAAGTCGTTCAGGTCCGGCTCGGCGGCCGTGAAGGGCTCCGCCGGCAGCTCGGCCGCTGTCGCCTTCCGGTACGCGTCCCAGGCCACCGTGAGCATCGGCTCGCACTGGAACTCCTCGCCGCTGAGCGCGGCAGCCCGCA
Protein-coding sequences here:
- a CDS encoding GlsB/YeaQ/YmgE family stress response membrane protein, which produces MELTVWGIITALVVGLIVGALGRLVVPGRQNMPMWLHMLIGVGAALLGTVLARAMGIATETAGIDWRELFVQVVLAAIAVALVAGVGRRRSVSRY
- a CDS encoding GlsB/YeaQ/YmgE family stress response membrane protein encodes the protein MELTVWGIITALVVGLIVGALGRLVVPGRQNMPMWLHMLIGVGAALLGTVLARAMGIATETAGIDWRELFVQVVLAAIAVALVAGVGRRRHHVTR
- the lepA gene encoding translation elongation factor 4, producing MPPTLDPGANAPGATDPARIRNFGIIAHIDHGKSTLADRMLQLTGVVDPRQMRAQYLDRMDIERERGITIKSQAVRMPWTIREGDRAGEAAVLNMIDTPGHVDFTYEVSRSLAACEGAILLVDAAQGIEAQTLANLYLALENDLRIIPVLNKIDLPAAQPEKYAEELAHLIGGDPADCIRVSGKTGEGVPYLLDEIVRQFVPPTGEADSPARAMIFDSVYDVYRGVVTYVRVVDGRISARDRIKMMSTGAVHELLEIGVISPEMVKAEALGVGEVGYLITGVKDVRQSRVGDTVTINGNPAKEALGGYKDPKPMVYSGLYPIDGSDYPNLREALDKLKLNDAALDYEPETSGALGFGFRCGFLGLLHLEIIRERLEREYNLDLISTAPNVVYRAITEDGQEIVVTNPSEYPTGKIAEVYEPVVRATVLTPNDYVGAVMELCQGRRGNLLGMDYLSADRVELRYTLPLAEIIFDFFDQLKSRTKGYASLDYEPSGEQASDLVKVDILLHGEPVDAFSAIVHKDKAYNYGTSIAAKLRNLIPRQQFEVPIQAAIGSRVIARETIRAIRKDVLAKCYGGDISRKRKLLEKQKEGKKRMKMVGRVEVPQEAFIAALSSDSGDAKAAGKK